In Mugil cephalus isolate CIBA_MC_2020 chromosome 7, CIBA_Mcephalus_1.1, whole genome shotgun sequence, the sequence GATTGGTCAGCTGCTTGTTGTCGTCCAATCACACCACGTAGCTGCTCGTGCATATAGGCTGAGTGTTGTCCCCGGAATCGGACGATGGGCTGAACGTCCTCCGAAAGAAGGAGCGTGAGTTGTGTCAGACTTTGTTCTGGTCTCATTTTCTTCTGCTAGTCGCTGCTAACTCCGGTCAGACATGGAGAGAGTTGTCATTGTAACCGGCGCGAACAGGTGAGTCCGCTGTAAAAACTTGTGTATAGCTGCATAGTAACACCTGTAATTAGCTgagaaacacaagtaaacagTGTACCGTATCTTCACATATACTAGTCAACTTTTGCTCTGATGAACTGCAAGTAACGCTAGCTGTAATAATGTTTACATTATGATAAGTAATGATATTACTTATCATAATGTTATATCTCCGCAAATATGCGTCAGTGGGAATAAGGTACAAATAATATTTGAGGTGAACTTACACTATATGTATAGACTGTGTGATGTGATATGCTTCAGGTAAGTCACGTGTTTGACTCACCTGCTCATCCAAGTGTCTTTCTGTAGTTCACGGTTCTCTGCATTGTAGAATAAAAATGAGGACATCAAAACTATGTAATGTCACAGTAGTGACATGAAAAGGTTCTTTAAAGTGTACTTGCTGTCAAAGCAGACTCTACACACGGTAATCATGGATTGCGGGCCAATCACAATATTTATATCAAGTCAGCTTAATCTAGGGCCGTCTTCATTAATAGTACATGACTGAAACAACTAACAAACACGGACGTTTCCAGtctgccttctttctttcttcccagGTATTgctaatctctctctctttgtgtgtacAGTGGCATCGGCCTGGCCTTGTGTGAAAGGCTGCTCAGTACGGACCGCCAGCTCCGACTGTGTCTGGCCTGCAGGAACATGCAGCGGGCCGAGGCCGCCCGCTCTGCCCTCCTGACCTCCCACAGCGACGCCCACGTGGATCTGTTGCACCTCGATGTGGGCTCTGTGCAGTCAGTGCTCAACGCTGCTAAGGAGGTCAAGGCCCGGTGAGAGACCTTTGACACAGCTGATTGTTCTCTTCGCTGTGTGGTTTGATCACACAGTCTGTCCGACTGAAATAGTTCAATCTGTTATACACGTTTGTGTGTCTCCACAGGTACAGCAGAATTGACTTCCTGTATCTAAATGCAGGAATTATGCCCAATCCACAAGTGAGCGTCACTGCTTTTTTCAAGGGTCTGTTTTCCAGGTAAActtctaaagttttttttttgatttatttgatattGACTTGCAGCTGGATTGAACTGTTTCACAGTGCATCTTGTTGTGTCTCGTATCTAACACACTGCAGGAACGTCATCAACATGTTTGCGACAGCAGAGGGTCTCTTAACTCAACAGGATCGCCTCAACTCAGATGGCCTACAAGAAGTGTTTGCTACTAACCTCTTTGGTCATTTCCTCCTGGTACTTTACGTTTTACTGTCACTACACAATACTTCTATTGAATATACTGTAGAATGTCATAATATGAAAGTAATACATTCCAGATAAAGTACTTTTTTGGAAATTGTTAACAGTGACCTGCAAGCTGTTATTGGTCAATGTGTCcagtcacacattttttttaaagaatgacaCACATAACAAATTCTGCCAGGGTATGTAAACTTTTATACAACTACTAATATAACAAGGTTGTCGATATAACGAGCAACTTCATGAAGGACAGTAAATATTTTCCCGGCATCTATGAATGTTGTATTATAACCCTTCATGTCTCTGTTCAGATCAGGGAGCTGGAGCCTCTACTGTGTCGGCCGGCTCACGCGTCCAGGCTAGTGTGGACCTCCTCGAGTAATGCCCGTCGCTCTGCCTTCAGCATCGAGGACATTGAGCACAGAAATGGAACGGAGCCCTACAGCTCCTCCAAATACGCTTCAGACATGCTCAGCCTGGCACTCAACAGACACAAGAACGAACAGGTTCGTCTGTCACAGAGCGCTGGTGCAACTATCACTGCTGGATTTAACGGTTTAACTCTCGATTGTCACGTTATTCTTTGTGCAGGGGTTGTTCTCCTCTGTAATATGTCCAGGTCTGGTGATGACTAACTTGACCTATGGtatcctcccttccttcttctGGACTCTCATCATGCCCATCATGTGGTTGGTAAGcggtgatttatttatatttttatgttttattttgttttcatatttttagatgtttaatattaatattttattttcatactaACTGCTTCACATTCTTGTATTTGCTCCCCTTCCAAACAGATTAGGATTTTCACCAACACTTTTACACTGACTCCATACAATGGAGCAGAGGCACTGGTATGTTATCGgctctttttgtccttttgaaATAATCCCCATTCAGTATGTCTACCACCAGTACACTGTTAACATTTCCTCTTgctctgctctttgtgttttcagcacTGGCTGTTTGTTCAAAAGCCAGAGTCTCTGGATCCAAGAGCAAAGTATCACAGTTTAACATCAGGCCTCGGAACAAACTACACTCAGCCTCGAAAAGTGAGTAACTAGACACGTTAAGCCTTTTTCACACTGCCAGCTGGAAAAAAAGTCTGTTCTGACATAATCAGATTGGataaatggaaatcaaatagtTGTAATTTACTACCCACATTTGGAGGTTGAAATTTGTTCCCAGTCAGATTTCTAAGGATGCgtcttcttttgcttttttcgAAATGCGGCATGCAAAGTCCAGAATGACGGAAGTGTTAAGAAGAATGCATGCTCCTGCTACAAACAAAGCTCGAGTAATAAACACCAAAACTCATTGTCTGTTGGCACTTTAGAGGGAGGCGTCTGCtcagacaaagatggaaaaaaaaaccaccAGAACAATGTAGTGTCAGCACAGTGCTGTTACTGGTGCCTGTGTTGTTACCACAGCAACGCACGCTGATAGACTGGTGATGTCTGGACACAGAAATCGTATCGAATCGCTTGCAAATGACACTGCAGAAAATTTGATTGGCAAATCTGACCTGCTTACTGTTTAACCTCCTGCAGTGACTCTGCCAACACCTTTGTAGAGTGTCTagaatgaaaacaatgaaagcTTTTAAACTGAACAGATGATATTTCCGTGATGCTTTATGTTTAATCCAGacttcctgtgtgtctctgttttccaGATGGACATTGATGATGAAATGTCTGAGGTCCTGTTTTCAAAACTTCTCGAACTTGAGAAAGTGGTCAGAAGGAAACTCAGTGAGACAAATGCTGATAACGAAGCTCATCACAAGTAACTCAGCCAGATAGAGTAGACGGGGTCTTTGGTGGGGAAGGTTTTCCTCTTTCGAAGTGGACCAGGTGCAGTGTGAACCATTTATCACAGCTCTAATTCACATGTTCACCCACTTTGGACCATCGACTGATGTGTGTCTCACAGAGAATGAATCGACCCTTAATATTCTGCCTCAGTCAAAGATTTGCTGGCTACGGGAGTGTGGTTGCTTCTGAGGTGACCACTTATAGTCAGTTGGTTCATACCAGAAGtaacaacatgttttattcGTCCCAGACTCAGTATTGTTGACACAATGAACTTAAATTGAAACTTAATTTTTGCtacttttgtacttttaatGTAACATTTGAATCTGACTGTCATTTGCAAAGAGGACAATTTattcctttgtctttgttcatttaTATTAAACTTGTAGAGTTTGAtctctgtctcccccttctggtaGTGGGAGTAATTACATAAACACTGTAAAAGCATATGCCTGCAGATGAACCCCTGTCCAGGAACGGTTACAAAGAGAGACCTTTCCACAGTTCAAAGATAATAATCTATTATTTAGAGAATAaattccatccatccatgtctGCTTCTGCCCTTTTCTTCCTTCGGAGAATATCCGTAGACTGCTCTTTCCATCACAGTGtttgctctcctcttctgtcaggccaatcaatcagtcaattgttggttgatgtaaaacaccaggtGTAAAACAACCAAGTACAGTGTTTACCAAAAGCAGATTACCTCAATCGGCACTGGGTAAACTGTGTTCTCAGCATGATACCGATAGTTTTTAATGTACAAAACGCAACCCTTCaatgttttttgaaaaagagAACTACTAGACATCTTCCTGGTCCCCTGACACCATGGTTATAAGAACCTAAAGTACATACATTAAACGTCATATAATGTACTTGACCCTCATTACAACCAGTATTCTAAAAAGCTGGTGTTAGGGGCCTTTCTGTCATATTTACAAGCCTACTCATTGTGCCTAAATGTGCCTTCTTCATATTAATAGTggaaatatgtatttttcttcaCAAATATTCAGGGAAACGTTTGTCTCCTGAGCCGATCACATATTTTGACACACATTGTAGTCGGGGGTCGTCAAGTTTGCATGAGATCAATAACCGGCGGAGGTCTCATGTGCTGCCGCTTCTCCAGTGTAACGTAGATCCGACctcctgctgtgttttcacCTGATCTGTGCATCGTGTTTCCCGGCCCACAGAGTTAATTAGCTGTTGGTTCACGGTCTGGTTTCTTTAAGCCGCGGAATGACCAGCAGCAGTGTGTGATCAGGGGATCATGTCACCGCAGCGAATACATTATAGATGGTTTGTCTAGTTTAAGCGAATGAAGCAGCTGCTGAGGTTTCTAATGGGATAGGCAAAGCGTCAACACATAAATCAGGTGTCAAGGATGATGTGTGAAAGGGTATATTCATCCTTTCACTCTTAGGTACAAGCTTGGCTATGCggttatgtttttatatttaatactGAACTACTTATCCTATGAGCTGATCCTGAAAGACTTGTCTGTACACGTTTACCTCAGCGACTTGTaatttgtgtctgtctgcctctaCTATTTGATTCTGTTTACTATCGAGAAAATTATATGCAATTAAACACCTGCTCTTTTTTTAGAGCAGGCTACacttaatgtaaaaaaaaaatgcttatttaatatattattatgagTCATTAGTtactctttctctcctctgtagGGAATGGTGTTCATTGTCTTTTGTATGAAAGGAAATGTTACGATAGTATTATGGGAGCTATACCATACACAAGTTATTTACATGATATAGTTTCCAGataaaactatttctttttctaccaaaaataaaaatccagaacattttttttcaaagatgtgAGACCTATTCACTGAGTAGAAGCACTACACAGGCTCCACTAATCCCTACAGGTTCCATATCAAATTCATCCCAGTTGCATAGACAACCAGCACTGAGTCCAAACTAGGCCAAGGTCATGAAGTCCCActcatccacaaacacagataaacactCCCCATAACGCAGATGAACGTGAAGGTTAAACATCCTGGTGAAGACCCAGTGTTTTCTGGGGGAGGACTATTTCATGAAAACCTTACAGTATCACGTGTTATCACAAGCTTGCTCAGCACACGGGACAGATTGTGAAGAAGTGTAATTTGAAGCAAACTCCACTAAACCTCAACAGGCTGTAGAACTCAGTAGCAGCCAGTAGTGCTACTGAATCCACTCCTCTGTCCTTTGTCACTGTATGTTTACACATCTGTGGACATAtgtaatttcattaaaatgcgaaattattaaattacagAAACATTTCGCGACTCGTCTTAAACACTAGACTTCTACTGTGCTGTAAAGATTTTAGAACAAAAAGGACAGGGGTGTTATAACAACTGTCCTTATTGTTCTGGTTATTAACTTACTGGTGGTTTCAAGTTATCTTTACTCTGTTATACTCAACAAAATCCAACACAATATTATGAGATGCAaggctgcagcatcagcatAAAGTCACAGACGCACATCTGAACCATCACTGAGGTACCTACTAGTGTTTAACATTAGAATCTGCTTGGATTTATTTAAGCTGACGATGGAGTATCACACTACATTGATAAACATTCTTCACTGATTTTATTTGAGCTGAAATCTCcttatttgtctatttttgcacatctgtttcttttcctaAAAATAACATGGGCTATTTTTAACAAAGCAGCATCTGCAGCCACAAACTCACCAGTCTAGCGTTGTGGCGACTGACAGCGTCCCTTTCATGTTACATCCTGTCAGAGATGTAAACCCGGATTACTGGTGGAGGACATGAAAGCACCTCGTTacataatgtaaataaaaacattgcagCCACCTCGTGCTCAGATTGGTGCGCGCTCCTCGGTGTCCCGGATGGTGCTCGCACCGGAAGAGAAGGGGCAGCTCTCCCAGCCATCTTGTGGCAGCTTCCAGCGAACTGGTCGCATCAAGCCTCGTAGAATCGGAGGTGAATCCCGCTGAAGGGGCGCCATCATGCCCGGACACCTGCAAGAAGGCTTCGGCTGCGTCGTGACCAACCGGTTCGACCAGTTATTGGACGATGAGTCCGACCCGTTTGAGATCCTGAAAGCCgctgaaaacaagaagaaggagggggcCGCCGCTGGTTCCACCAAGACCGCGGCTCAAGCCGCGAAGCAGCCGAAGAAGGAGTCacagaaggacagaaagaacCCGCTGCTGGACAAGAAGGACGAGTCCCAAGCGCCAGTTCCCCTGAAGAAAGAAGGTAATAAAGAGGCACCTGCTCGCGGGCTTTTGTGCagtgcatgtttatttttgtgttttttttttcgtggcaACTGTCATGTGCATCCTCCGTTAGCTGCGTTAGCTGCTGCTGGTCTGAGCGAAACTCAGCGTGAGGTCAACATGGACCCTGTCCTGTTGTTAGAGGACAGACTGGAGGGAAGCTACCGCAGCGTTCAGCCTTAACCAGCGGCAGGGTCCTGAGCTAACAGTCCGTCGGGTCTGTCGCAGAAAGTGGTTTCCTCCAGCATCCTCCAGCCAGGAAGGTGCAGGGTCGTGTTTCTGTCTCGGGCTGCGCAGCTCTGCTGGCAGCTCCAGCCtttgcaaaacaaatgtggTAGATGTTCACCTGTGCGCCGGGAGAACCAGACACTGTGCTCTTTGTTTCTCCTCTGGGTGCAGTTTGATCAGCTGGAGCTGAAGAtcctaaaatgaaaatgtttaactGGTTTTAATGCTAAGAGAGGTCAGCTGTGCAACGTAGCTGCTGTAAAGGGAAATTAGAGGTGACACACTCATCTTGTGTTGCGTCGGTTGCTGTAGGTGGCACTTTGCATCTTCCCCCACATGCACGCCGCACACCGTGCAAAACAGAAAGCGTTGACGCGGATGTTTCTAGGGCGGATGTTGACAGCGCGGATGTTGACAGGGCTTCCACGAATTTTGACTCGTGCTCCCGTGACTTGCAGGTATCAGGCGGGTGGGCAGAAGACCGGACCAGCAGGGCCAGCCTGGACCTCCACACCAAGGCGGACAGGGCGAAGGGCGACCTGGAGACAAGAGGCCAGAGCGGAGACCTCCTCGCGAGCGGCGCTTCGAGAAGCCGGCCGAGGACAAGCCCGAGGGAGGCGGAGAGTTCTCTGCAGATAAGTAAGTGTTGGTGGACTATAGAGAGCATATTCAAAACAGTACTGTGATCACAGGATCAGAGCTCACAGCTGTTGATGCAGTCGTAACTCGTTTAACCCCAGCATCACAGCAGTGAGGCTCTTGACTGtacagatttaatttcatttagaatATCTTATTTTGTACACACGTACATGCATTGGTGCTGATCCcttgcgtttgtgtgtgctctTCGTCCGTCAGGCCTTCTGGAGACAGGCCCCCGAGAGGGCGTGGTGGCGGCCGGGGTGGGCGCGGTGGACGAGGACGGGGAATGGGCCGAGGAGACGGCTTCGACTCGCGCGGGAAACGGGACTTCGACAGACACAGCGGCAGTGACAAATCGTGAGTCAGTCCTGAGCCGACGTCCCTTCCCGCTGACTGCGAGTCGCTCTCGCGTTGGAAAAGATCTTTCAAACTGCTCGTGGTTGGCGGAATAAATAGTGTTAAGATTGGGATCGGTGCTGTGCTTCATTTGTCTTTCAAGTTCTGCAAGCCAgtctcatttttctttgtggTCTGAATTTATTGATGGTTTCTGTTTTCGCCTCAGCAATCAGAAAAGCGAGGAGAAGCGCAGCGGCAGCGGCTCAAACAACTGGGGCAACGTGAAGGATGAAGTGAGGTGAGCTTTCGCACCCAAGGCCTGTCTGATTGGGATGTTCGTCTGGTATTTGTCCAGACTCCGTGCGCTCTCTGTGAAGTGGTTCTATTTTTATTCGTAaaaccagcaccagcagcttcGATGGGACACGTCACAGGATACTGCACGAAATGTTTACAGCTCAGTTCTGTAATACGGCCTTAATAATATTAGTTCGAAGAAATGCAGCACACAGTGCGTAGTGCTGTGGTGCGTTCGAGAGCTGGCTTGGAGCGGTGCCAGCGAGAGATAATGTTTCAGCTGGAGGTAATTTGTCCGTATTGACatggctgctgtgtgtttttgttcccagtGAACCTGAACAGACTGCTCCTCCTGAGACGAccacagagggagaggaaagtgCTCCTGCTGGCTCCGAGAACAAGTGAGAATCCATATCCTGTCAGTTTATGTTTCAAAAAAGATCCCATCATcaggcttttttgttttggattttggaAGTCAGCCCGTGTCACAAACAATATTATTTCTGCATGCGCCTTTCCATAACGAGCCTGTAGTGCAAATGGGATAAACGTTGTCGCTGACCCCTTGGCCTCTGGATTAGAGAGCATGTATGGAGGTAAGAGGATTGGCGGTTTGAGGTTTAAGTTTCTAcattgttgtgtgtctgcattctAGGGAGAACGAGGTCGAAGAGGTGAAAAACGAGGGCCC encodes:
- the serbp1b gene encoding plasminogen activator inhibitor 1 RNA-binding protein isoform X1, with the protein product MPGHLQEGFGCVVTNRFDQLLDDESDPFEILKAAENKKKEGAAAGSTKTAAQAAKQPKKESQKDRKNPLLDKKDESQAPVPLKKEGIRRVGRRPDQQGQPGPPHQGGQGEGRPGDKRPERRPPRERRFEKPAEDKPEGGGEFSADKPSGDRPPRGRGGGRGGRGGRGRGMGRGDGFDSRGKRDFDRHSGSDKSNQKSEEKRSGSGSNNWGNVKDEVSEPEQTAPPETTTEGEESAPAGSENKENEVEEVKNEGPKEMTLDEWKAMQDKERTKVEFNIRKPNEGADSQWKKGYVLHKSKSEDRPVGALIDAAETEAEPPTLFTKQGTADESADHHFRKPANDITSQLEINFGDLGRPGRGRGGARGGRGGRGGGGGGTRTARGGGRSEKASGVSVPNVDDPEAFPALA
- the LOC125011278 gene encoding 3-keto-steroid reductase/17-beta-hydroxysteroid dehydrogenase 7-like, whose amino-acid sequence is MERVVIVTGANSGIGLALCERLLSTDRQLRLCLACRNMQRAEAARSALLTSHSDAHVDLLHLDVGSVQSVLNAAKEVKARYSRIDFLYLNAGIMPNPQVSVTAFFKGLFSRNVINMFATAEGLLTQQDRLNSDGLQEVFATNLFGHFLLIRELEPLLCRPAHASRLVWTSSSNARRSAFSIEDIEHRNGTEPYSSSKYASDMLSLALNRHKNEQGLFSSVICPGLVMTNLTYGILPSFFWTLIMPIMWLIRIFTNTFTLTPYNGAEALHWLFVQKPESLDPRAKYHSLTSGLGTNYTQPRKMDIDDEMSEVLFSKLLELEKVVRRKLSETNADNEAHHK
- the serbp1b gene encoding plasminogen activator inhibitor 1 RNA-binding protein isoform X2, with the translated sequence MPGHLQEGFGCVVTNRFDQLLDDESDPFEILKAAENKKKEGAAAGSTKTAAQAAKQPKKESQKDRKNPLLDKKDESQAPVPLKKEGIRRVGRRPDQQGQPGPPHQGGQGEGRPGDKRPERRPPRERRFEKPAEDKPEGGGEFSADKPSGDRPPRGRGGGRGGRGGRGRGMGRGDGFDSRGKRDFDRHSGSDKSNQKSEEKRSGSGSNNWGNVKDEVSEPEQTAPPETTTEGEESAPAGSENKENEVEEVKNEGPKEMTLDEWKAMQDKERTKVEFNIRKPNEGADSQWKKGYVLHKSKSEDRPVGALIDAAETEAEPPTLFTKGTADESADHHFRKPANDITSQLEINFGDLGRPGRGRGGARGGRGGRGGGGGGTRTARGGGRSEKASGVSVPNVDDPEAFPALA